A DNA window from Nerophis ophidion isolate RoL-2023_Sa linkage group LG13, RoL_Noph_v1.0, whole genome shotgun sequence contains the following coding sequences:
- the cryba1a gene encoding crystallin, beta A1a: MAVNKPDLPGPWKITVYDQENFQGKRRDFTSSCQTLAQCGMDNIRSLKVECGAWTGYEHSSFCGQQFVLERGEYPHWESWSGSNAYHTERMVSFRPICCADRKESKIVVYEKDNLVGRQWEISDDCPSLQAMGWGTNEVGSMKVQSGAWVCYQFPGYRGYQYVMECDRHGGEYKHYREWGSHAQSFQVQSLRRIQQ; the protein is encoded by the exons ATGGCTGTCAACAAGCCCGACCTGCCGGGACCGTGGAAG ATCACGGTCTACGACCAGGAGAACTTCCAGGGCAAGCGGAGGGACTTCACCTCCTCCTGCCAGACCTTGGCGCAGTGCGGCATGGACAACATTCGCTCCCTGAAGGTGGAATGTGGAGC TTGGACCGGATATGAACACTCCAGCTTCTGTGGACAGCAATTTGTATTGGAGAGAGGAGAATATCCTCACTGGGAGTCTTGGAGCGGCAGCAACGCCTACCACACCGAGAGGATGGTGTCCTTCCGCCCCATCTGCTGCGCT GACCGCAAGGAGTCCAAGATAGTGGTGTATGAGAAGGACAACTTGGTGGGACGGCAGTGGGAGATAAGCGACGACTGCCCGTCTCTGCAGGCCATGGGCTGGGGGACCAATGAGGTCGGGTCCATGAAGGTCCAGAGTGGCGC ATGGGTGTGCTACCAGTTCCCTGGTTACCGCGGTTACCAGTACGTCATGGAGTGCGACCGGCATGGCGGCGagtacaaacattacagggaatgGGGCTCCCACGCTCAGTCTTTTCAGGTGCAGTCGCTGCGTCGCATCCAGCAGTGA